A stretch of DNA from Carya illinoinensis cultivar Pawnee chromosome 12, C.illinoinensisPawnee_v1, whole genome shotgun sequence:
TGAATCCGGAAATTGCATATACACATGGTGACATGGACACAAGTAACTTCTAGAGTTTCAGAAATGGCTATAGTGGGTTTTTGATTTTATGGCAAATGCAAATTGTGCGTCACAAAATAAACTGTTGTACCATGAGTAATTGTATACAGTGTTGCATAGATACCATGTGGGGTAATGTATCTCCTTTTGTATTGGAGAATGTAATGCCTTAATGATCCCTTTTGTTTCACATAgaagtgattttttattttttttaaatgtgtcaTGCACATTTGaagtatttgtatttttgaGCTGCATTTTGTGTGAATTTGCTTGAAAAGAGCTGGTTCCACTAATGAGTTGAGAGTTAATGTCAGCTTATTGACATTCAcgtaaaaattctatttttgcaGCCTTACCAACCTGGTTACACTGCCCCACCTCCTCACTCTGAAGATACTTCATTTGATATAAGGTAAGATTGAACTCTATGCTTattgataaaaattttgtgcCTATTTGACTGTTTTCTCCATGCAAATAGTTATTCTCATGTTCATTCCATTGGGCGCAATATGAATGAACTTGTTCTTATATGCTCATCTAATTGAAATTTTGATTTCTGTCTCACAGTGAGGGTTGGACAATATCTGGTATCCCTTTGGATTTGCATGATCCTCGACTATTGGCGATGGCAGCAGCTGAACGCCATCTTTTGGAGGTGCAGTATGATGACTATGCTGATTCTAGTGCTAGTGGAGCTGCATTTTGCCGCTCTGCAGCTCTAATTGTAAGCCCTAAAGCCTTCGTAAATTGAATCCATAAGTTAGATGTGTAAAGATTTTGCTATAGGAATCAAATGCCCTGTTTACATCTGACATTTATGGAAACTTAGACATTGTCATCTTGAGCCTGATTGTACTGGTTGACAGCATCTGGACATTATTGTACATTGTGTGACTTGGGTCCTGTGACGGTAACACCTTGGATACAACTTCTCAACTGgaaagaataatttatttgtggTCTCTATTGACCCTTCTTATACACAGTACGATGCTTATGGACACATTACGATGCTTATGGTTATGATTTGGATCTATTCTCATGTTTCTTTGCAGTTAATGGCCCTTCTTCTGTTAAGGCACGCTCTATCTCTCACCGATGCTGATGGAGAAGATGATGCTTCCACCTTTTTCTCTGTAAGTTGGATATGGGTGTATGAATATGTCATATGAGAATTCACATTGTcggtattttatttaattgttaatgGTTTACAGCTTTTCTTACTTCGGGCTGCTGGTTTTCTTCTGCCATGTTACATTATGGCCTGGGCTGTCAGTATATTGCAGCGGCGAAGGCAAAGACAGGTTAGCACTTGGTTCTGCTGTTTTGGAAGGAAGAGAATTTCAACCAAAATATATAACTTGATAATGGCTAGCTGTAGCGATGAGATTGATTAGAGAAGGGAAGTAAATTGGAGTTTCGCTTCTTAAgcacttgaaatttttttagaatCCTGATTTGAATTACCTTTGTAGTAATCTGAGAGAAATTGCCactttatattattagaattgaACTGTTGAATTATGGCTGGCTGCGTGCTGGGAAGGATTTCTATATCAACAAATGGGGTTCTCATAAATTTCTCCTTTTGTTTCTTCTattcaaaatctctctctctctctctctctctctctctctgtgagcgTGCACGCGATTGGGTTcatgtttttctcattttttggtGTAACGTCCTTGAGCATTGCTGGGGTCTTTAGTTGGTAATCCAATAATTTCATTAATTATCTTTCTTAGTACTACTGTATTAATTTCATAAATCTTCCCACTGAATCAGGAAGCAGCAGCACTTGCAGCAACTGAAGTTGCATTCATGCTGGAGGCTGGACAACGTCCCGGCTTGCAGTTCGCCATAGCACCAGGGCTTGCTGTTCCTCATCAGGAACCACTTCACTGATATGGCATTTATAACGGTTGTAAAGTCTGGCAGGAAAATTGAAATCAGGAAGTTGGGCATGTTTGGAATTTGTCATCAGCGGTTAGAAGAAAATTGGAAAGCTGTATCGTTGTCAttgttaatgttatttttttcctttttctgtcAAGCTTCATCTAATCTCTCACCTCTCCCCGAACGTCGTTGGATCTCTCCTTTGTACATATATCTGGGTTGTCATTGAAGCAGTTATGTCTGTTTTCacagatttttattttgaaaaggcATCTTggaaattagaatttatataaacatGTCAATAAGAACTTGAAGATGGAAACTCCAAAaaggttggcccaagtggtgaatgCCTTAGTTTTGGAGTATCTCATTTCAAGGTGTAAGGTTCAACGCTCAtcgggtgcaaacaatcctttagGGTCACGCATTTTAAGAGCCAGCTATTTAACTAGTTCTATATAAAGAAATTTCTAAGAGTGTGGTGCACTGGATTGGAATTTAGCTTGCATGTATGGATCTTAAGGGCCCTTTGGAGAGGTTTGAGGAGTTCTGGAAGCCAGGTTTTCTTTGTAAACTATGACTATATGCTAAGGGGGTGGCATTGCTAGGGTAAACCATATAAACCAGACGTTTTGCGTTCTATACATTATTTCAAAGTCTTGAGGTTATCAAATTGGGAAAATTTACTCTTGAATTATTTGAGGTAGCTTGTAGGAAACATCTTGTAGGATTAGTTAGGATTTTGTTCCCAAGTAAATGTGGTCAATAAAACCACTGCTAAATTTTAGTGAATCGTTCCTTCAGTCTCATATTTCATTGAAATAGATTCAGTGATTGATGCGTTGACGATCTCATTCCTTTGCTTTGTAATTATTTGTAAAGAAATTCCTGCCTATTATTTATAGTTGAGTAGTGCTACATCCCCCGATGTAGCCTGAGAACCCACTGAGAAAGgcaaaaaaagttttattttttattttttgaaattttttttccatctatttttttatattcttaaatattttttaaaaaataaaaaaaattcacaacaacgTTAAAGAaatgcttcatttttttttttaaaaaaagtaatcatatatatgtgagtagaaaaatactttcttaattattaagttaaaaataaaaaataaaaaggaatttGGGACACAAATTTAGGACCCATGTTCGAGGTACAAAGCATTTCTGTTTATAGTTATTTGCTGTTCTACCTTGATAGTGGGCCCGACTGAATTTTGGATAACAACACCCATTATGCCCGCCAGCATCATTCACGCTTTGTTATCTTATATCACtttgttttatcattatttacttttttaaaaactaCTTACGGTTCTGGAATCCTATTTTACTATAATAGTACCATTCTTGAGAATCTGCAAAAGACACCCCACTTTAATTTGTAACTTTGTCTCTATTAATTGTATCATTGTGCTGAGATGGACTTGCAACAATCAAAGGTACCACGAGACtgaataatgatatttatataattgttttacaacctattttatatttaatcaaTATAGGTACcgcttcataaaaatattaaaaatttctttattaGATCTGTCTTTTATTTAAAGAAGAGTTATAAAGGGTTGTATGTGTATCATTACTTATCTTATTATATTCACTCTATTATATCAGTGTTGAGAGTTCTAATACGAATTATCGATTATTCGAACTTTTCTTATCTGTGTGTAACTTAATCCATCGCTGGTTAGTGATGAGAAATTCAAGTAATGCTCAATGCAATAAATGCGCATCCTAATTTTTGGACACGCACgactttcaaaagaaaaatgatagagatACAGCTATATGTCTCATTACTCCAAAAAGAATATTGCAACGTGTATGCAACCATTGCTGATGATGGATGGCATGAAAGAGCTCGCACATGATGAATAGGCAGGAAGCTCTGAGAGGGGGTTGTCTTAaactaaaaaagttaaaaatgtgATGGGGAAGGAAGATGTTGGGAAAGCAACAATTCATTGATTCTTTTACTTTAACACAGTACCAAAAGCAGAAGCCCCCACATTTATTAGAGTATCTGACCTCTCTATTATACTTGGTTGGGAGTTTGGACCTTGACCACCCCAATCCTTTCTTCTTAggctatctctctctctcacacattcAACTTGAATTCTGAAGAACCCTGTGCTTTagcatatcttctaattgctTTGTACCGTTTCATTACTTGGCTTGGTTAAAAAGAAGCTTGGGGAAGGGGGTAAAAGATGATAAGAGGGATTagggagagaagagaaagatGGTCTGCATGGATAAACGAGAACAAAATAAAGGCATGATATTGAAGCCAAATGAATGTTTCATTTGAAACTTTGAATAGAGGACTGACTTAGAGCTAGCTGGGCAGCCCCAAGAGAGACCAAAGAAAAGTGTAAAGGAATTCCAATAAGCACAAGAAACCgagattttgatttttgttgcatggaGAGAAGAGCTTGGAATTCTAAAGTTGGTTGGCATAAAGAAAGCCTAGCTTGATGTATAAAGCAAGAGTCTGGGTTTTTTGGGTCTTGGGTAGGGGTTACTATATACATCCCATCCATTCCCCCAACGTCTCTCCTTTTGATGGCTTTCTTGCTTCTATAGC
This window harbors:
- the LOC122289976 gene encoding uncharacterized protein LOC122289976, with the protein product MGDHVVLCVDGHVKPRSLHSLQGVEVAPGSSGEGTGLQPPDAPTCAIDVDGVGERGVSEEEALIQSVECRICQEEDSIKNLEIPCACNGSLKFAHRKCVQRWCNEKGDITCEICHQPYQPGYTAPPPHSEDTSFDISEGWTISGIPLDLHDPRLLAMAAAERHLLEVQYDDYADSSASGAAFCRSAALILMALLLLRHALSLTDADGEDDASTFFSLFLLRAAGFLLPCYIMAWAVSILQRRRQRQEAAALAATEVAFMLEAGQRPGLQFAIAPGLAVPHQEPLH